In the genome of Hyphomicrobium sp. ghe19, the window TTGCATCTCGCAAGCTGCATTGTTCGAAGACTGCGTCTCTGAAGTCGCATTGCCTCAGATCGGCCTGCTGGAAGTCTAGCTGCTTCAAATGAGCTTTGCGGAAGCTGAACTTGTGAAGCTTCGCTCCTGCCAGCAGAGTTTCTTCGAAATGAAGATCAAGAGATTTGACTTCGCTGAGGTTAGCGCCGGTAAGCTTGCAACCTACGAAAGACGCGGAGCCCATGCTGGCTCCACGAAAATCACTATTGTTGAAGTCGACCGAGCGGAACACCGCTTCTCGTAAATCTGCGCCGGTAAATTGAGCGAAGCCTCCTCGACCGCCGGTCCACCGTGTAGCCTCCAGCTTCGCGCCGACAAACCTTGTCCCTTTGAGACTGCAGCTCGCAAAATGCCACCCCTGCAAATCGAGGCCCGACAAATCGACCTCCTCAAGTCCACATCGCGCCAACGCCATTGGCGTGCCTTTTCGCGCCAAGGCTTCAACTTCGGCACGCGTCAGGCTTCGATCTGCGATCGTTAGCTGCTCTGAAATCATGACATTTCCTACGCAACAACACCCCGTTGGGCGCCGCTACCTCAAACCTATTTCACAGGATCCATCGGCCCATTGGGAACACTGTCCTCTTGGGCCATCTTCTGTTGCGCCAAACCCTTCAATGCGTCTGCCGGGGCGCGTTATTGCCCTTGAAGGATCACAAGCGGACTGATGTCCGTTCCGGCCCATAGCAGATGTAAGTCTGCGCCGCTAACCATCGCCGCAGAACGTCCCCTCAAACTTATCCCCGCACCCGAAGGGGCTCGCATACTCACGCTCATCTTTCCACGCGCGAAGGGCATGAGCTCGTGCCCTCAACGGCAAAGAAGATACGCCGGCAAGCGCCGGCTATGATGCGCGATGTGGTCGAGCCGCCGGGCAGCGTCGAGACACCAGACCCGTCGGCAGGTCCATGGCGGTCAAACTAGAAATTGAACCCGATGCCGGCGGTTCCTAGGTGATACGACGTATCGCCGAAGCGTTCCGTCCAGGAGCTGGTGGGAACATGGGTGTCGTACACCGTGGGCCCGAAAATCTGATCGACGGAGCCGACGTACAGGTAGCGATACTCACCGAACACGTAGGCGTTGCTGCTAAGGGCGACGCGAACACCGGCCTTGGCTTGTGCCGCGAACGTCCAGGCAGATGAATCGGCGCCGGAGTTGAAGTGGTTGATGCCGGCCTCCGCCGGGTTGGTCTGGAGGGAATTCGCGCCATCGATGGCGACGCGGGCGCCGCCGACGCCGCCACCGATATAGGGCGTCACGCCTGGGTAGGACGTTGGAAAGCTGACAACCAGATTCGCCAGAACAACG includes:
- a CDS encoding pentapeptide repeat-containing protein; the protein is MISEQLTIADRSLTRAEVEALARKGTPMALARCGLEEVDLSGLDLQGWHFASCSLKGTRFVGAKLEATRWTGGRGGFAQFTGADLREAVFRSVDFNNSDFRGASMGSASFVGCKLTGANLSEVKSLDLHFEETLLAGAKLHKFSFRKAHLKQLDFQQADLRQCDFRDAVFEQCSLRDANLVDARFEGADLRGADLGGVRLMDAKRFKGAVISRAQASALLGELGLKVQ